GTGTTTGGATATTTTAGTTACAAATATTTATGTTTTCTATAATTGTTTccattttatggatttgattagTTGAAATAGTGGATTAATTGGTTGGAATGGTGGATTAATTGTTTAGTTGATGTATATTTGAATTGGCAGGTGGTGGTGCTTTAAAACATTTGAAATTTGTCAAAATATTCCCAATTTTCGATTGATTTTCGACCAGGGTAGTTGCAAAGTGCTTCAAAAGTTTCCATATTCAGGACATCTGCGACTGCTGTAgtgaaaaaattaaataaaaaataatattaaataaggTTTGCGATCGATCGCAATAGtggaaaatataaataaataaataatattaaattaattttgcTACCACGGTAGTGGGAGAactcaaataaaataaaaatactttaTATTATTGCGACCACTCAGGTGAGAAAGAATAAAGGaaattataattatatatacCATTTGCGACCAAAGTAGTGGGAAAagtaatataaaattaaaatttaatttaaatcaaTTGCGACCGCGCCAGTTGGACAGTTGGCGACATTTATtagtcattttttttattttgactttGCAACCGCTGTAGTCGCAAACTGTTTCAGACCAGCTATTTTACGACTACGATTTTTTGGTCTGAATGTAGTCGGATATTAGCATTTTTTGACTGTAATTCGACTGTTTTGGCAGTCGGAAAATAGAAATTTTTTAGTAGTGAGTCCTACTCTTGATACAGTTCTATATAAAAGATAATCaatctcatgatttgctaattaatcggACTCTTTTTGATACGTGCTGAGAATTCCGACGTGATCTCCAACCGATCCCGGATATTTTGGCCTTCCGTTATTTGGCTCGACAAACTTTTCTCGATCTTGTTCGGTCCTGGAGTCACGAGCTCAACGATTTAATTTCGCGCCTTGGTTCGATAAAACCCGGGCTCGAGTCCCTGACCTGTCACGTTTCAGCTTCGATTGGTCATACAATGGACGAACTCGATTTCGGCCGTATACAGACATAATTAACTGATCTTAATTAAGTTTTCAATCGAAGTGTAGTTGATTGATATGTTTGTTGTttagtaaaaaaataattaaaaatttaactaATATGGTTACTTGAATTCGAACTCGTGAAACTTTAAATTTGAAATGTAGGCACCTCGactgttttgaagattgactaaATAGTACATTGTCTTTCCccgtgaaaaaaagaaaaaagaaattgttTGGAAATATTCCTTATTGAGGGTTTCCCATTATATAAATGGGACTCCAATCATTTGTAGGATCATCTTTTTACTGAGCAAAGACTATACTCTCTATCTTTTCGCCTATTATTCATCAGCATTGTCCTTTAgctttattgttcttactttatttttcttattttactGCTCTTAGCCTATCTCGAGGTCACCACTGTCAAATattattggtttgattcacttatcttttttcattcttacttcatatttcttgattactaattggtattgaactaaatcacatatctttaaatcacaaatcaaatttaattattactcgtattttcgagatAAAGAATAACAACTACTAATAGTTTGGTGTGGTGTAGTGTTGGGTCCCTTTGCGAGTGAGGAGTTAGGACCCTGCGGTCCCTTTGCCTCCCCCCTGAAAGCCAAAGCCAGCTTCACTAGATGATCATCCATTAAATCTCCAATGCTGTTTTTGGTAATTACGATTATTTCTATCATTAAGAGTAAGATCAATCAATATACTTCACGATAAATAAACTCCAACTGTCATATTTCTGATCAGTTCTTTTATTAGGGAATTAAGTGTTACTTCGACGATAGAGTTGCTACCTTGCATTTTAATGATGAAATATTTTTATTCGTACCAAATCGTTTCCTTTCCTTTTCCCAACTCAAGTCTATcaccccaaaaaaaaaagaaaaaaaaagaagaagctacTTATAGATCGTGCTCTTCATTCAAATTTTTATACATCttactgtatgggtccaaatttgaccgaccACGATCGACGACGAGTACGACGATTGACGGAGCCTCCTTAAATTGACGTCCTGAGGGAGACGACCCTGAGACAAACCAGAGACTGGACGACCTCTGTAATAATGTATGACCATTAGGGGACATTGGGAATAttccttcgaatattccttgtatttaTCTTTTATAATTTAGAAGAGTTTCTCTCTTAGTATAAAAAGAGGATAATAATCTTGTAACAGGCATTCCGAACTCTGGAGACATTACTATTTATGAATAAAAAGAAACCTCGTGACCTATCCTCTCTTTATCTATCACCCTTTCTAGAGATTACTATTCTCAGCTAAGATTTACCctttcttctttgattgatttgttcaaaaagattttaatatcttctgagtcaaacaatttggcgccgtctgtggggatttctacaGCTGAAATCGTAGTTTTCATCTAGATTCTTGAAAGTAATAATCACTTTTTTCCAGCTTCATAAAAGCCAACGATGGCGGGAAAGGGAGAAGCGAGGCTAAAGGCAGTAGTAGGTGTCACAAACAACCTCCTAAATTCCCTCAACGAAGCCAGTGGAGAAGACAATGTGAATGCAACGCCAAGTGTTACACCCGAGGGGTAGATCTCACTTCCTCCGCACGGGGATCTAACGATCTTGCGCGAGAGGGAAACCTTAACATCTGCAGCAGGAGAAGCGCCACCGGCTATCAAGAGGCTACTAGAAGAATGGTTAACGAGTACCTTGAACAACATGCTCGAGAAACCCATTCAGAGAGGTATCCAAGACGTGCTACCCACAGAAACCGCAGTTGCTGCCTATGAGCCAAACGCTACACGAACAGGTAACACCCGTACTATTGCCGATACAGGAAACGATGCACTCAcggccatcttaaagaaaatggaagagatgaaaaatgagaacaaaacaaTCCGCGACCAGATGAAGGAACATTAGGAGAGAGTTGATAAAATACCAGGCGCTCCGAAATTGTTAGCAAAACGCGATATGGGCTGATTCGTCGAACAAACCATACAGCGAAGGGGCAGCTCTCCATTCTATTCCAAATACCTTCAAAATGCTGTCATATTTGAAAATATACGATGGACCACGGACCTGGAGGATCACTTAATCCATTACGTTACCGCAGTAAAAGGTAATGACCTATCAAAAGAACAAGTACCATCTGTGCTGTTGAAAAAGTTCGGCAAAACTCTGACGGGGGGAGCGTTGACATGGTATTTCTAACTACCAGCACGATTAATATCGATGTTCGAAGAGATGGCAGATAAGTTCGCCACCGCTTACGTGGGAGCGAAAAAGGCCGAGGCTAGGGTTAATGATATCTTTGCCGTCAGGCAAATGATGGGCGAGGGACTTCAGGATTTCTTGGCCCGATTCAATAGAGTAAGGATGAGCCTACCGAACGTGTCAAAAGGGATGGTGGTAGAAGCCTTTCAAAATAGGTTAAACAGAAACGGGTCAAATGCGACCAAAAAACTACTACatagactcatgaagtaccccctACCACGTGGGACGAAATCCACAACGCCTATTGCGCCGAAGTGAGGGCAGACAAGGATAACCTAAACAGCCTGCTTCAGCGATTAACATCGATCCAGACCGAGACGAGGAGAGATCGACACAACGACGGTGAAGGGATCAACTGCCACATTTCATTCGAGAAAGGCATCAGCCTTATATCCGAACACCCAATCCGCTTCCTCCACGACATGCGAATGTCGCGCCCCGACACACCGCACCCCTCCGcaacgaaagaggtatgcctccattgCTATCTActcataacttttgtgtttccccttcagagATAGTTTACGCACTGGAAAAGCTTGGCACGAAGGTgcagtggccgcaaaagatgaaatCGAATCCGAGCACTAGGAGGTCGAACGTCCTATGTGAATTCCACCAGAAGAGAGGACACAAGACTGAAGACTGCATATGTCTGCGACAAGAAGTAGTAAGGATGTTAAACCAGggatacctgaaagaactgctgAGCAATAAAGGACGGGCCAACTTCTCTCATGGACGCGAccaacctcaaggacctccaaagccaccatcacagcctcgtaccatacaaatgatcattggcggcGGCGATGATACGGTAATtaaccatgtgaaattcaccactACACATAAACTCAAACGGATAGTTGCCCATGAACgatatgatgacctcgaagatagtatcatcttcgataagtcggataccgacggtttgtctttccctcactatgatgctttggttataactttacgcatTGCGGATACCGATGTGAAAATAATAATGGTGGATGACGGAAGCGGCGTGTGTATTGTTCACCCACGAGTTCTCGTGCAGATGATactcgaggataaaataatacttgttgcataacactaacgagTTTTAATAATGCATTGGAGCGAACATCTAGAGAAATAGTGCTACCCGTCCTGGCAGGAGGGGTCATCCTGGAAATGACATTCCACATCATGAATCAGGAAACAACCCACAACGCTATCATAGGACGTcaatggatacacgccatgcaaGCTGTCCCGTCAagtttctatcaagtaatcaaatttcctACCCCATAAGGGATATTCAGCATTCGAGGTAAGCCACGcaccgcccaagaatgctactggattgcccaagattgcacacacacAAAACAACTAAAAGGGGCAAGTGCGGAGGCATAACAATCAGCCATGTCGGGAACCAAACCCGACGTACAAATAGAAGCCATCAAAGACCCGGACATCGTAGAAGCTTGAGAGGCAACCATAGAAGATCTCGATCCCGTCCAATTGGACGATGTCGACAGCATAAAAAGGGCTTATGTTGGACACAACCTCTCGGAACCAGGTAAATATCGTGAGTTTTTAACTAACAACGCCGATTTGTTTGCCTTTTCCCACTCAGATATGCCAGAAATCCCAAGGGAGATCTCCACACACAGGCTGAATATCGATCCACTTCATCTGCCGATACGacaaatgaggagaaagttcaatgccacCATCAATGAGGCGGACAGCGAGGAGGTTGATAAATTACTCACTAATGGTTCCATCAGAGAgtcaaaatacccccaatgggtcgccaatgtggtcatggtcaaaaagaagaacgaGAAATGGCAGATGTGTGTTGACTTCACTgatctgaacaaagcatgcccgaatGACTCCTTTTCGTTGCCCcacatcgaccagctcatcgatgCGACAACGGGGCACGAACTGTTGAGATTCTTGGACTCCTACTCTGGTtataaccaaattctaatggctgaagaagattaagaaaagacaactttcatcactcaccgagGGATATACTACTATaaggtaatgccattcggactcAAGAACGCAGGGTCCACATATCAAAGACTAGttaccaagatgttcaaagaacaGCTCGGCAAGACCATGGAGGTTTATATCAACGACATGCTAGCAAAGTCAACAAAGAAAGAGGACCACATCGGCCATCTGAAGGAGGCCTTCGAGATATTAAGGCAATACAGAATGAAACTGAATCCCAAAAAATATGCCTTCGGCATAACTTcgggaaagttccttggtttcctaGTGTCACAAAGGGGTATCGAGGTCAATCCAGATCAGATCAGGGCCATCGACGCAATATCGGAGATACTAACCAGCAAAAAGCAAGTGCAGAAATTGACAGGACGAGTAGCCGCCTTGTCGAGGTTCATTTCATGGTCCTCGGATAGATGTcacaaattcttcaatgtgctaaggaaagaccaCAGACTGCAATGGAATGAAGAATGCGTCGACGCCCTAAGAAAACCGAAAATGTATCTGTCTTCGCCACCACTACTCGTCAAAGTGGACCTGGGAGAATGTCTACTTATGTATCTAGAAGTGTCCGAGGTTGCGGTAAGCGCAGTCTTGGTCCGTGAAAatgaaggtacgcaatctccgatTTACTATATTAGCAAAACCTTAATCgatgccgaaacaaggtaccctcaccttgaaaagCTAGCTTTGgcattagtcgtagcttcacgaaagcttagaccatattttcaatgtcaccctataaaggtggtgacaaccttccccctaAGAGGGATCCTACACAAACCTGAACTATCAGGTagactggccaaatgggccatagaattaagcgagcatGACATAACATACCAACCATGAACTGCCATTAAGTCGCAGGTGCTCACCGATTTTGTCGTTGATTTTAGCGCAGAAATACTGCCTGAAGTAGAACAGGAAACGCTCCATGCTTCCACGCATACCGACCTCTGGGGTCCTCTACACCGATGACGCCTCTAACGCCTCGGGATCGGGACTGGAACTCATCCTTGAAGTCCCTACAGGCGaagtaattcgccagtccatacgataccccgagatgactaacaacgaggttGAGTATAAAGCCGTGATTGCAGATTTGaaattagccctcaaatatggcgcCCGACGGCTCGTCCTCCATTGCGACTCCCAACTCGTGATGAACCAAGTCACTGGGACTTTCCAAGTCAAAGAAGAGATTACAGAAGTACCAGTTGAAAATTCACAAACTACTGCCGAAATTGGATGAATGACACCTCGACCAGATACCTAGGGCACGGAATATCGAAGTAGACGGCCTTGTCAAACTAGCTGCGGCCACCAAAAACATCAACAGGGAAAACGCGGTCACCTTCCTCCACTCCGCAATAGACCATGTTGATGTACATTCtgtaaacctaacttgggactgggGTAACCACCTCGTAGCATATTTGCAGGATGGAACGCTCCCgcaagataaaaaagaagccaaaaagcttcggGTACAGGCAGCCAGATACAACCTCATAAATGGTGATCTCTACAAACGAACGTTCGGCGCCCCCCCTAGCCAAATGTCTTgggccaaatcaaacaaggcGAGTTCTGGAAGAAGTACACGAAGGGCATTGCGGCGTCTACACGGGAAACCGCACCCCGTCCGATGCCTTATTCGTGCTAGATACTACTGGCCCACTATAAAAAAAGAAGTCGCGGACTATGTCAGGAGATGTGAATAGTGTCAGAAGTACGCCCCTATAATACATCAAGCAGGGGAACTCCTTCATTCCGTCACTTCACCATGGGCGTTCATAAAGTGAGGAATAGATACAATCGGCCCCCCAGCATGACGAGGTAAGGTACGTTTCCTTTTGGTTCTAACTaattacttttctaaatgggtggaagcaggcgCATTCACTCAGATATGTAAGCAAGAGGTCATCgcgttcatatggaaaaacataaTATGCTActttggcatccccaaagaaatcaactGCGACAATGGACCTCAGTTCGTCGGAAAAAGAACGACTGAGTTTTTCGAAAAATGTCATATCAAACGAATACTCTCCATGCCATATCACCCTGCCGGCAATGgtcaagccgaatcctccaataaagtaatactgaatatattgaaaaagaagcttgagGATACTAAAGGGCTATGGCTTGAACTACTACCGAAAatattatgggcataccgcactacgCCAAAAACCAGCACAGGTGAGATATCATATTCACTGGTCTACGAGACTGATGTAGTGATACTCGTCGAGGTCGGAGAGCCtagtttgagatactccaatgagAGCGGACCAAGCAACGACGAAAGTAGGCTACAAAATCTAGATAAAGTCGAAGAACTGAGAGACATGgcccacataagaatggtagcccagaaGCAGCAAGtggaaagatactacaacaagtGGGCCAAGGTGCGACCGCTCAAAGTCGGAGATTACATCCTCAAAGCTAAAACACAAGCAGCCAAAGACCCTAATGAGGGAAAACtgggaacaaactgggacggaccatacaaaatTACAGCCGCAGcaaacaaaggagcattccagttagaaacaatggagggaaaactaACCCAAAACAACTGAAATGTCGCCCATCTCAAATACTTTCACTTCTAAAAGAAGGCTTCgcctaagtcgtactctttttccctcacccgggttttgtcccaatcgggttttcccggggaggtttttaatgaggcggcaAGGAAGACGCCTCGAGGTTCGACGTGCTATTCATTACCCCGACCCATCGACATGGTCTCCGGAGTGAAGTATTGAAGGTACTGGATATAGATAATCGTCTCCATTGTATGTATAGAGTCATGTGATTCTCGcaagaatataatcaaatctccattgtatgtacagaGTCATGTGATCCTTAGAAGTATATAATCAAACCTCCATTGCATGAATAAAGTCGACATATCTTCCTACGGGAATACGATCAAATATTCAACAagaaatggccaaggccatcgacaaaaatatgagttcgacctcgttcgaactacgatgtGATCCTACTTTGATGACAGTACGaagaaacatcccaatggctaaggccatcaacaaaaatatgagttcgacgtCGTTCGAACTACGaatcctacttcgatgacagttcgaagcaacatcccaatggccaaggccatcgataaaaatatgagtttgaccttgttcgaactacgatgggatactacttcgatgacagttcgaagcaacatcccaatggccaaggccatcgacaaaaataggagttcgacctcgttcgaactatgaTAGGATCCTACTTCGACAACAGTTCGAAGTAACATCcaaatggctaaggccatcgattaaaacatgagttcgacctcgttcgagctacgatgggatcctacttcgacgacagttcgaagcaacatcccaatggccaacgCCATCGAAAAAAAcatgagtttgacctcgttcgaactaggACGGGATACTACTTTGACATCAGtccgaagcaacatcccaatggccaaggccatcaataaaaaaaagaagagaaaaaaaggaatCTTCGCCCAAAATCAAAATCGATTTAATAAGCTCGACATGTACCTGGATATCATAAACGTTACAAAGAAGAGCGAATCGACAAAATATATTTTACATTGCATCAAAATGTTTACACTTGTCTTTACAAATGGGCTCAAGTACGCCCCCTGCAAAAACCCCAAAACAAAAGCAAGTACAAACAAAGACTACACATCACCCCCGGTGGGGTAAGCATCTTCGTACCACGAGTTCAAAGAAATATGGTTCGCGTCATCAGAGTTGATGTCATCCCCGTCAGGTGTAAGGGGGTTGTACCCGCATACCTCACGAGCTACACGAGCTTCGGTGTGCATGGCCTGAAGCTCCACCTCAGTTGCCCTCCCCTCGATGTGAAAAACCTTGTACACGTCAAGCCGAGCCTCAGCATGGACCCACAAATCATATAAATGACAAGGCACGACCGGATTGGCTGAGGCACGAGACGTAGAAGGCTGAGAACGTTGATTTTCATCCTCTGCCCTCAGTAAGGCTACTTGTCCGTTTAACGCAGATAGCTCCACCTCCAGTTCTTTGATACGCCCTTCGACCCCACAACCTTACAACTAGAGGCCTCCTTCTCTTCAGCCAGCTTCAACCTGCAAACGCGGAGGGCATTCTCCAAAGATGCAGTTCCAGAAATAGCTACCGCCAACTTATCAGTACCGACACTCAGTTCTCCCTTAAGCTCCTCTACCTCCACCGCCTTCGCACTCAACTCAATAGTTAAGCTGGCCACCTTTGCCTGCAAGTCGGCATTTTCGTCCATCACCCCATGCTAAACTCAAGCTCGTCATCCTTCACCTTAAGGGAAGCCTCGAGTTCACTATTACGGGCGACAGTCTTCATGAGCTCTTTATCCCGCTCCCTCAACTCTTCGATCTTACGCTCTAGTTGGTCCTCCCTCTGTTTGAGCCCTTCACGAAACAACTGAAACTTAGGGTCTTGGTGATAAATGTCGGCCATCGCGCGATGCTTAGCACGATACTAATGATATTTGGACGATATCTTCTCATAAAGGTCTGTCCTTCTCCTCTCCCTACGCTCTCGCTCAATCTCCATGATGAGGGTCTGgcaaaaaaagggaaaagttaGAAACAAAATGCAAAACGACGATCACCACAAATACCCAACGATGAAAAGGGAAGGAAAGTCACCTACCCGCAAGGCCATACCGGTGACCTTCTGAGACAACTCCACATCGCTCATTGCCCTAAGCACCTAATTTTCAGAGGCAGCACATAGAGGAGCTAGAGCAGATGCCACTTGCTCATAGTTCAGCAGCAAGTTATAGTCCCTCGGGACGACTATGTGACGATTAGACCCTTCCGTTCTGACTTCTACATGAGTATGGCGGCCTACAAACTCATTGACATCCTCTGGGCGACAACTAAACCTGAGCCGTCACCCTCAACATGATGGCCTCCGACGTTGGACGATGCACCACCCTCAGTAGAACGTACTGAGCCGGCTCCTGGGTAAACTCCTTCCACTTGGGGAGATCTCCCCGATAAAATGGCGTCAGCCATAAATACGGGCACGAGCGCCGTCTGCGATGCCCTGCCTCTATCAGTTTCCATGGCCATGCCCTTCCCAAGCTCCATCCTCCTCCTTTTTCTCGATAACGGCTCGTCCCCGTTAGAGGATTCGTTTAAAGGGTATGAGGCCGgtaccaaagaagcctcctccctCACGACCATGATTCGAGAGGGACATTCTAATTGAATAGGTTGAGGATGACCCCCTCAAACAGATTCACTCAAAATAAACTGCGTATCCGCGGCAGCAACAGCCTATCGAAATGCAGGGACTAGTGCCCTACGCCTGGAAGCTCCTCGACCTGTCATCACGAAGGATCGTATTAATAAACAAGGTCATACGGCCAACGAAGTGGTAAGGAAAACATTTACCAGAGGGGACTTTAGGGTCGCAACGCTTCACGAAGGCAGGAAAATCTTGGGTTTCTGCTGCATGAGGCAACAGACAGGCTACCCAATCCCTGATATCTATAATCGGGCGAGGTGGACATCCAATAGCTTCAAACAGGAAGCGG
This genomic stretch from Nicotiana sylvestris chromosome 9, ASM39365v2, whole genome shotgun sequence harbors:
- the LOC138878185 gene encoding uncharacterized protein: MFKEQLGKTMEVYINDMLAKSTKKEDHIGHLKEAFEILRQYRMKLNPKKYAFGITSGKFLGFLVSQRGIEVNPDQIRAIDAISEILTSKKQVQKLTGRVAALSRFISWSSDRCHKFFNVLRKDHRLQWNEECVDALRKPKMYLSSPPLLVKVDLGECLLMYLEVSEVAVSAVLVRENEGAFTQICKQEVIAFIWKNIICYFGIPKEINCDNGPQFVGKRTTEFFEKCHIKRILSMPYHPAGNGQAESSNKVILNILKKKLEDTKGLWLELLPKILWAYRTTPKTSTGEISYSLVYETDVVILVEVGEPSLRYSNESGPSNDESRLQNLDKVEELRDMAHIRMVAQKQQVERYYNKWAKVRPLKVGDYILKAKTQAAKDPNEGKLGTNWDGPYKITAAANKGAFQLETMEGKLTQNN